CGCCGTGTCGCCGAGGACACCGGCGAACGCGGCGGCGGTGATCTCACCCACGCTGTGGCCCGCGACGGCGTCCGGGACGACGTCACCGAGCGCGGCGGCGGAGAGCAGGCCCGCGGCGACCAGCAGGGGCTGGGCGACCGCCGTGTCGCGGATCTCGTCCGCGTCGGCCTTCGTGCCGTAGTGGACCAGGTCCAGTCCGATCGCCTCCGACCACGCGTTGACGCGGTCGGCGGCGCCCGGAAGATCGAGCCAGGGAGTCAGGAAGCCGGGCGACTGAGCGCCTTGGCCGGGAGCGACGAGTACGAGCACCCTCACACTCTCTCTTGTGGACGGTCCTGGAGGCCCGTGGGGACTAGGACGAAGAACCGTCGGGTGAATTGTTGATCCCCCACAAAAGCTCTGAGGCTACGCCTCGCTGTCGGCGAGACGCCCCAGGATCAGTGCGATCCGCAGTGTGAAAGCCGACCGTACATCCGAGGGCGACCAGCCGGTGACATCGGTCACACGTCGGAGCCGGTAGCGCACGGTGTTGGGGTGGACGAACAGCATCCGGGCGGCCCCTTCGAGGCTACTCGCCTGCTCCAGGTAGACGCTCAGGGTCTCCAGGAGCGCCGATCCGGCCTCCTCCAGCGGTCTGTAGATCTCCTCCACCAACTGTTGCCTGGCGGAAGGGTCCGACGCGATCGCGCGCTCCGGCAGGAGATCGTCCGCGAGGACCGGCCGGGGCGCGTCCTGCCATGCCGAGCAGGCCTTCAGACCGGCCGCCGCCGCCTGCGCGGACCGGGTCGCCGCCAGCAGATCCGGTACGACCGGACCGGCCACGACGGGCCCCGCCGCGTACGGGCCGATCAGCGCCTTCGCCACGGCCAGCGGGTTGTCGCTGCCGCCCGCGATCACCACCAGGCGGTCGCCGAGCACCCCGGTGAGGACCTGGAGCTTCGCGTGGCGGGCGGCCCGGCGGATCGCCTCGACGGTCAGCTCGCTGTCGCCGTCCGGGGCGGTGCCGAGGATCACGCACACGTGTTCCGGCGAGTTCCAGCCGAGGGCGGCGGCCCTGCTGACGGCGCCCTCGTCGGCCTCGCCCGACAGCACCGCGTTCACGACGAGGGACTCCAGCCGGGCGTCCCACGCGCCGCGCGCCTCGGCCGCCTGCGCGTACACCTGCGCCGTCGCGAAGGCGATCTCCCGCGCGTAGACGAGCAGCGCCTCGCGGAGCACCGACTCGTCGCCGGGGGCGGCGACCTCCTCGATGGCCGACTCCATGACCTCGATGGTCGTGCGGACCATCTCGACGGTCTGGCGCAGGGTGATCGCCCGGGTCAGCTCGCGCGGCGCCGTGCCGAACACGTCGGTGGAGATGGCCTGCGGGGTCTCCGGGTGCCGGAACCACTCGGTGAACGCGGCGATACCGGCCTGCGCGACCAGGCCGATCCAGGAGCGGTTCTCCGGGGGCATCGCCCGGTACCACGGCAGCGTCTCGTCCATGCGCGCGATGGCGCTGGCGGCGAGCCGCCCGGAGGACTGTTCGAGTCGTTTCAGGGTCGCTGCGTGCGGGTGGGCGTCGTTCACTGCGGGATCAGGCACGGGACAAGACTGCCTTATCGGGACGGCGGCCCGCCCGGCCGGTCTACGGTTGGGCCTGTGATGTCCATACACAGGGCCGGGGACCGCTACCGGGGCGGCGACCCGGACGCCGGGATCGAGACCCGGCACGCCTTCTCGTTCGGCCCGCACTACGACCCGGACAACCTCCGCTTCGGCGCGCTCATCGCCTGCAACGAGGAGCGGCTCGCTCCCGGAGCCGGGTTCGACGAGCACCCGCACAGTCACACCGAGATCGTCACCTGGGTCGTGGAGGGCGAGCTGACGCACCGCGACTCGGCCGGGCACGCGACGCTGGTCCGCCCCGGCGACGTCCAGCACCTGTGTTCGGCCGGTGGCGTGCGGCACGTGGAGCGCAACGACGGCGCCGAGCCGCTGGTCTTCGTCCAGATGTGGCTCGCCCCGCTGGAGCCCGGCGGCGAACCGTCGTACGAGATCGTCCGCGGCCTCGCCGACGGCGCCCCGGCCTCGTACGCCGTGCCCGCCGCGGGCGCGGTCCTCCACGTCCGCCGCCCGGACGCGGGGGAGCGGACCGCCGTCCCGGACGGGGACCTCGTGTACGTCCACGTGGTGCGCGGCGACGTGCGGCTGGCCGTCGGCGGGGAGGCGGCGGGGACGCCACGGTCCGGCGACGCCGAGGCGCCGGGCCCGCCGCGGGCCGGTTCGGCGGACTTGTCACCGGCCGCCGGGGTTGACCTGTCGCCGGGCGACGCGGCCCGCGTCACCGACCCGCGCGACGTACACCTGACCGCCCTGACCCCCGCCGAGGTCCTCCTCTGGCACATGGCCCACCCGGGACGGCGGTGAGCTACGACCTGGCCGTGTGGGACGGCGAACGCCCGCGCGACGACGACGAGGCGGGTTCCGCCTACGACGAGCTGTTCGCGCGCCACCTGGAGTCGGACGACACCGTCGTCCCGCCGGAGCCGCGGATCGCGGCGTACATCAGGGCACTCGTCGAGCGGTACCCCGACGACGGCGGGGGCCGTGGTGTGTGGGCGTCGCCGCCGGTGGCCGACGAGGTGCCAGGCCCGGTGGTCTACCTGCCGATGTCCTACGGCGCGGCCGATGAGGTCTCCGCGTACGCGGCCGCGCTGGCCCGTGAGCACGGCCTGGTCTGCTACGACCCGCAGGAGGAGCGCCTGCGGCCCTGACCCGGTCCGGCCACCGGGTGGGCCGCCCCGCGACCGGTGTCCGCCCCGTCACGGGTGGGCCGCCTCGCCACGGGTGTCCGCCCTGCCACGGGTGGGCGCTCGACGGGCGACGGCGATCCCTGCGCGGCCGCGCTCACCGGGCAGTGGTGCTCATCGCCCCGCGAGGCGCGGCCTCACGCCGCCGGGCCGCCGCGGAGTTCGGCGAGGACCGCGTCGGTGAAGGACGGCCACGCCTCGATGGCCCACGGGCCGAACGCCCGGTCCGTCAGCGCCACGCACGCCGCCCCGGCGTCCGGGTCCACCCACAGGAACGTGCCCGACTGCCCGAAGTGCCCGAACGTCCGGGGCGACGACGAACCGCCCGTCCAGTGCGGCGACTTGCCGTCCCGGATCTCGAAGCCGAGCCCCCAGTCGTTGGGCCGCTGGTGCCCGTAGCCGGGGAGGATGCCGGTCAGGCCCGGGTGGACGACCGTCATCGCCTCCAGCACCGTCCGCGCGTCCAGCAGCCGGGGCGCCTGCACCTCCGCGGCGAACCGCACGAGGTCGTCGACCGTCGACACCGCGTCCTTCGCGGCCGAACCCTCCAGCGCCGTGCGCGTCATCCCGAGCGGCTCCAGCACCGCCTGGCGCAGGTACTCCGCGAACGGGATGTCGGTGGCCTTCGCCACGTGGTCCGCCAGCACCTCGAAGCCCGCGTTCGAGTAGATCCGCCGGGTGCCCGGCGCCGCCATCACCCGGTGCTCGTCGAACGCGAGGCCCGAGGTGTGCGCCAGCAGGTGCCGCACCGTCGAGCCCTCGGGCCCGGCCGGCTCGTCCAGCTCGACGGCGCCCTCCTCGTAGGCGACGAGCACCGCGTACGCGGCGAGCGGCTTCGTCACCGAGGCCAGCGGAAACCGCCGCTCCGTCGGCCCGTGGGCCCCCGCGAGCGTGCCGTCCGCGCGGACGACTGCGGCGGCCGCGGTCGGCACGGGCCAGTTCTCGATCATCGCCAGGCTCTGCATGCGGACGAGCGTACGCGCTCGTCCCGCCGCGCCGTCGCGGCGCTTGCTTCGAGTGCGCTCGAAGGTCCTAGCGTGGGGGCATGACGGTGATCGAGAGCACTCCGGCGGCCGCCCGGACCCGCGATGTCTGCGCCGCCCCACCGCCCCGCCACCCCCGCCCCGACGGACAGGACCACTACACGATCAGCGAGGTCGCCGCATGGACGGGCCTCACCGCCCACACCCTGCGCTGGTACGAACGCATCGGCCTGATGCCCCACGTGGACCGGTCCGCCACCGGGCAGCGCCGCTTCACCAACCGGGACCTGGACTGGCTGACGCTCGTCGGCAAACTGCGGCTGACCGGCATGCCCGTCGCCGCGATGGTCCGCTACGCCGAACTCGTCCGCGCCGGCGAGCACACCTTCGACGAGCGGCGTCAACTCCTCGAAACCACCCGCCGCGACGTCCTCGCCCGCATCACCGAGCTCCACGAGACCCTCGCCGTACTCGACTACAAGATCGACCACTACGCGGGCGCCCGACCGGCGCCGGAAAGGGCCACACGATGACCACGGAAGAGAAGATCCCCCAGTCACGGCTCGGCTCGACGGGCCCGATGGTCGGCGTCCAGGGCCTGGGCGCCATGGGCATGAGCGAGTTCTACGGCGACACGGACGAGGCCGCCGCCCGCGACACCCTCGACGCCGCCCTCGAAGCGGGCGTCACCCTCATCGACACCGCCGACATCTACGGACGCGGAGCCAACGAGGAGTTCCTCGCCCCGTTCGTCGCCGCCCACCGCGACGAGATCACCCTGGCCACCAAGTTCGCCATCGTCCGCACCGACGAGGCCCTCTACCGGGGCGTCCGCAACGACCCCGCGTACATCAGGACCGCCGTCGAGGACAGCCTGCGCCGCCTCGGCGTCGAGGTCATCGACCTGTACTACATGCACCGCCGCGACCCGGACGTCCCGCTCGCCGAATCCGTCGGCGCGATGGCCGACCTCGTCCGCCAGGGCAAGGTCAAGCACCTGGGCCTCAGCGAGGTGACCGGCGACGAACTGCGCGAGGCCCACGCCGTGCACCCCATCGCCGCCCTCCAGTCCGAGTGGTCGCTGTTCTCCCGCGACGTGGAGGAGAGCGCCGTCCCCGCCGCGGCCGAACTCGGCGTCGCCCTCGTCCCCTACTCGCCGCTCGGCCGCGGCTTCCTCACGGGCGCGTTCACCGACGCCTTCCAGGACCTCTCCGACGGCGACTTCCGCCGCACCCAGCCCCGGTTCTCCGGCGACAACGCCCGCAGCAACGCGGCCCTCCTCGAACCGATCCGCTCCCTCGCCGCCGCCCACGGCGCCACCCTCGCCCAGATCGCCCTGGCCTGGGTGCACCAGCGTGCCGCCGTCCACGGCCTGCCCGTCGTTCCCATCCCCGGCACCCGCAAGCGCGAGCGTCTCCTGGAGAACACCGCCGCCACCCGCATCGTCCTCACCGACTCCGAACTCGACCTCCTCGAACCCATCGCCGCCCAGGTCGCCGGCAGCCGCTACTCCGACATGTCCCTCACCTCCGCCGCCCGCGAGAACTAGGCCCTGCCTCTCGGACCGCCCCGGTGTCCTCAGGCCAGGCCCAGGGCGAAGACCATGAAACCGGCCGCCAGGACGCCCGCCGCCGCACGGCGCGTCCTGGTGGCCGTCCTCCACGGCGCTTCGAGCACCCGCGCGTACCGGGCTATCAGCGCCAGCAGCACCGCGAAAACCGGCAGCCATGCCACCCGCGCCGCTATCCACCCCAGCGTGTCCGGCGCCGTGGTCAGCCCCGGCACCTCGCCGACGGTCAGGGACGCGGGCACGGCCGCCACGAGCATCGCCGTCTGATGCCAGCACAGGATCGTCATCGCCGACAGGTTGACCACCACGACCGGCGCCCACAGGGCGGGCCGCCGCAGCAGCGCCGCGAGCCGGTCGCGGAGCAGGATCGCGGCGCCGCTCTGGGCTGACGCCAGGGCCAGGACCAGAAGCGACGGCGGGTGCGAGTTGGTACGCGCCTCACCGGGCACGCCCACCATCGACGCCGGGTAGTGGAACACGGCCAGCAGCACCGCGAAGAGGGCCACGCCGCCGACGAGCAGCATCCAGGCCTCCCGTCGGCCGATCCGGCGCTCCCCCCATGACACCCCCAACTGGTAGGCGAACAGCCAGCCCGGCAGCACATTGAGCACGCTCAGCCATGACGGCATGGCCTCGGCGTACGGCCCGTACCGCAGCACATCGACCACGGCGACGGACCCGAGCAGCGGCGCCGCCGCCCACGCCCCCATGGCCCGCGAGGCCCGCCCACACCAGGGGGTCAGAGCGGTGATCACCGTGTAGACGCCCACGAACCACAGGGGCTGGACGACCAGCGTCGCCCCGGTCCGCAGGGTGTCGTCCGGTATGCCCGCCAGCGAACCGGCCGCTATCAGCGTGGCCCACACGGCGGTGACTCCCAGCACGGGCCGGCCGAGCCGGGCGACCCTGCCGCGCAGCCACTCCCCGGTGCCGCCCGGCCTGCGCCGGTAGGAGAGCACGGAGGCGTAACCCCCGACGAGGAAGAAGACACCGAGCATCTGGAGGACCCAGCTGGCGGGCGCGAGGAATCCGAACGCCGACAGCGGACTCGCGTTGTGGATCGCCCCCTCGGCGTCCAGGGTGAACCCGCCGAGCAGCCAGTGCCCGGTCGGCACGGCCAGCAGTGCCAGGGCCCGAAGCCCGTCCACGGCCCGGTCGCGATGGGCCGGTGTGCGCTGTTCGATGCGGTGGACGAGCTTCACGCGGCCACCCCCTGGGCGATCGCGGCGAACGTCCGCAGCGAGCTGGTGCCCGGCGCGAAGTACCCGTCGTGGCCCCGGGCGTCGTCGGCCGGTATTCGCCGGGCACCGAACGACTCGGCCGCCGGGTCCGCCCCATGGCCCAGGCCCAGGAACGTCACCTTGGGCACCTTGGATATCCAGTCGGCCGGAGCCTTGGCGGCCCACACCCGCGCTGTCGTACCCAGCTCCGCGACGTTCGCCGCGCGCATACCGGGCGAGCCGAGGACCACCACGTCCTTGGCCTTCGCCTCCGCCGCGGCGAGCCCGCACACCACGGAGCCGTAGCTGTGGCAGAACAGCGACGGGGCCGGGGCGCCCGTCGCGGCGAGCCCGTCGGTGAGCCGGGCCAGCCGCTCTGACCCCGCCTCGGCGAGGCCGCCGGTCGCCGCGTCGACGCCCACGCCGACCGGCGTCGTGTAACCGGCCCAGGCGATCACCGCCGTACGCCCGCCCGTCGCCGCCCGCAGCTGCCGGGCCATCCCTGCCGGAGCGCCGTACGGGGAGCGGGCCCGGTCGTACGACCCCGCGTCGATGTCGGAACCCGGCACCACGACCGCCACATGGCGGCTGCGCTCCAAATCCCCGAACACCTCGGCGACCAGGCCCCGGCCGCGCGGGTCGAAGGCGAGGAGACGACGGCCGGCGAGGTGCGCGTACCGCCCGTCACGTGAAGCGGAGAGGGCGTTCGCCTCGTACCGCAGAGCCACCGGGACCCCGTCCACATTGCCCACGACGCCCGGGTGCCGCCGGACGAGCCGGTGCCGCTGTGCCGCGTCCAGGCCCCGGAAGAACGCGGCGACCTCGGCCGGGGTGGACCGGTCAGGGTCCGGCAGCGGCCGGCCCAGCGATCTGTCGGCCAGCCACGCCGATGTCCCCGGCGGCGGGCCCGCCATGGCCTGCTGGGCCGTCCCCGACGCCCATCCGGCGGTCCCGGCGACGACGGTCGTCGCCAGCGCGGCGGCCACCAGAGTCCTCTTGAAACGGCGCATGACGCCCCCCTCTTCGCTTGCCTCGTGCGGTGTGACGAGGAGGAAGGTAGGAAGACGACACCCGAGCGATCGTCACCCTGCGGAGCCAACTGCCCTGTCATACCTGGGTAGGGGGTGTCCTACGCCGACAGCACACACCACTGCTCCGCCGGGGATGCCGCCGGACGCGGGGATGCCGGGGATGCGGGGGAGCGGGCAGGAACGTCGCAAGTCCCGCCGAGCGGCGCCCGGTTCGGAGACCGGACGGCCGCGGCGCCGTGAAGAGCTACCAGGTCAGGAGGCACGAGGTCAGACCGTCTCCCCAGGGGTGACGAGCCCCGACTCGTAGGCGAACACCACCGCCTGCGCCCGGTCGCGCAGGCCGAGCTTGGCGAGGACCCGCCCGATGTGCGTCTTCACCGTCTGCTCCGCGAGGACGAGTTGCGCGGCGATCTCCTGGTTCGACAGGCCGCGGGCAACCAGCTCCAGGACCTCCGTCTCACGCGGAGTCAGACCGTTCAGCCGTACGGAGCGCTCCTTGCGGGGAGAGGGGCCCCGGGCGGCGAAGTCCTCGATCAGCCGCCGCGTCACCGACGGGGCGAGCAGCGCCTCGCCGCCCGCCACCACCCGCACGGCGGCGATCAGGTCGGCAGGCGGAGCGTCCTTGAGGAGGAAGCCGGACGCCCCGGCGCGCAGCGCCTCGTACACGTAGTCGTCCACGTCGAACGTCGTCAGCATGAGGACCTTCGGCCGGTGCGTCACACCGGGCGGCGGATTCAGCAGCTCACGTGCCGCCGCGAGCCCGTCCATCTCCGGCATGCGCACGTCCATCAGCACCACGTCGGGGTGCGTGGACCGGCCCACCTCGACACCGGCCCGCCCGTCCGGGGCCTCACCCACGACGTCGATGTCGGGCTGCGCCGACAACAGCGCGGCGAATCCGGCCCTCACCATGGCCTGGTCGTCAACGATGATCACGCGGATGGTCACGAGGTCCCCTTCTCAACGGTCAGGGAAGCCGTACGGTCAGCGGCAGCCGTGCCGCCACACAGAAGCCGCCGTCCGGCAGCGGTCCCGTGTCGAGACTCCCGCCGGTCAACCGTACGCGCTCGCGCATCCCGATCAGACCGTGTCCCGTCCCCGACGTCTCCACGGGCGACATCGGCGAAGTGGACTCGGCGGGCGCGCCGTTGACGACGAGGATGATCAGCCACTGCAGGTTGGGCGACCGCGAGAGGGACACCCGTGTCCGG
This genomic window from Streptomyces thermolilacinus SPC6 contains:
- a CDS encoding serine hydrolase domain-containing protein, which encodes MQSLAMIENWPVPTAAAAVVRADGTLAGAHGPTERRFPLASVTKPLAAYAVLVAYEEGAVELDEPAGPEGSTVRHLLAHTSGLAFDEHRVMAAPGTRRIYSNAGFEVLADHVAKATDIPFAEYLRQAVLEPLGMTRTALEGSAAKDAVSTVDDLVRFAAEVQAPRLLDARTVLEAMTVVHPGLTGILPGYGHQRPNDWGLGFEIRDGKSPHWTGGSSSPRTFGHFGQSGTFLWVDPDAGAACVALTDRAFGPWAIEAWPSFTDAVLAELRGGPAA
- a CDS encoding PucR family transcriptional regulator, with translation MPDPAVNDAHPHAATLKRLEQSSGRLAASAIARMDETLPWYRAMPPENRSWIGLVAQAGIAAFTEWFRHPETPQAISTDVFGTAPRELTRAITLRQTVEMVRTTIEVMESAIEEVAAPGDESVLREALLVYAREIAFATAQVYAQAAEARGAWDARLESLVVNAVLSGEADEGAVSRAAALGWNSPEHVCVILGTAPDGDSELTVEAIRRAARHAKLQVLTGVLGDRLVVIAGGSDNPLAVAKALIGPYAAGPVVAGPVVPDLLAATRSAQAAAAGLKACSAWQDAPRPVLADDLLPERAIASDPSARQQLVEEIYRPLEEAGSALLETLSVYLEQASSLEGAARMLFVHPNTVRYRLRRVTDVTGWSPSDVRSAFTLRIALILGRLADSEA
- a CDS encoding aldo/keto reductase, with translation MTTEEKIPQSRLGSTGPMVGVQGLGAMGMSEFYGDTDEAAARDTLDAALEAGVTLIDTADIYGRGANEEFLAPFVAAHRDEITLATKFAIVRTDEALYRGVRNDPAYIRTAVEDSLRRLGVEVIDLYYMHRRDPDVPLAESVGAMADLVRQGKVKHLGLSEVTGDELREAHAVHPIAALQSEWSLFSRDVEESAVPAAAELGVALVPYSPLGRGFLTGAFTDAFQDLSDGDFRRTQPRFSGDNARSNAALLEPIRSLAAAHGATLAQIALAWVHQRAAVHGLPVVPIPGTRKRERLLENTAATRIVLTDSELDLLEPIAAQVAGSRYSDMSLTSAAREN
- a CDS encoding alpha/beta hydrolase, producing the protein MRRFKRTLVAAALATTVVAGTAGWASGTAQQAMAGPPPGTSAWLADRSLGRPLPDPDRSTPAEVAAFFRGLDAAQRHRLVRRHPGVVGNVDGVPVALRYEANALSASRDGRYAHLAGRRLLAFDPRGRGLVAEVFGDLERSRHVAVVVPGSDIDAGSYDRARSPYGAPAGMARQLRAATGGRTAVIAWAGYTTPVGVGVDAATGGLAEAGSERLARLTDGLAATGAPAPSLFCHSYGSVVCGLAAAEAKAKDVVVLGSPGMRAANVAELGTTARVWAAKAPADWISKVPKVTFLGLGHGADPAAESFGARRIPADDARGHDGYFAPGTSSLRTFAAIAQGVAA
- a CDS encoding acyltransferase family protein; its protein translation is MKLVHRIEQRTPAHRDRAVDGLRALALLAVPTGHWLLGGFTLDAEGAIHNASPLSAFGFLAPASWVLQMLGVFFLVGGYASVLSYRRRPGGTGEWLRGRVARLGRPVLGVTAVWATLIAAGSLAGIPDDTLRTGATLVVQPLWFVGVYTVITALTPWCGRASRAMGAWAAAPLLGSVAVVDVLRYGPYAEAMPSWLSVLNVLPGWLFAYQLGVSWGERRIGRREAWMLLVGGVALFAVLLAVFHYPASMVGVPGEARTNSHPPSLLVLALASAQSGAAILLRDRLAALLRRPALWAPVVVVNLSAMTILCWHQTAMLVAAVPASLTVGEVPGLTTAPDTLGWIAARVAWLPVFAVLLALIARYARVLEAPWRTATRTRRAAAGVLAAGFMVFALGLA
- a CDS encoding response regulator, encoding MTIRVIIVDDQAMVRAGFAALLSAQPDIDVVGEAPDGRAGVEVGRSTHPDVVLMDVRMPEMDGLAAARELLNPPPGVTHRPKVLMLTTFDVDDYVYEALRAGASGFLLKDAPPADLIAAVRVVAGGEALLAPSVTRRLIEDFAARGPSPRKERSVRLNGLTPRETEVLELVARGLSNQEIAAQLVLAEQTVKTHIGRVLAKLGLRDRAQAVVFAYESGLVTPGETV
- a CDS encoding pirin family protein, which codes for MMSIHRAGDRYRGGDPDAGIETRHAFSFGPHYDPDNLRFGALIACNEERLAPGAGFDEHPHSHTEIVTWVVEGELTHRDSAGHATLVRPGDVQHLCSAGGVRHVERNDGAEPLVFVQMWLAPLEPGGEPSYEIVRGLADGAPASYAVPAAGAVLHVRRPDAGERTAVPDGDLVYVHVVRGDVRLAVGGEAAGTPRSGDAEAPGPPRAGSADLSPAAGVDLSPGDAARVTDPRDVHLTALTPAEVLLWHMAHPGRR
- a CDS encoding MerR family transcriptional regulator; amino-acid sequence: MTVIESTPAAARTRDVCAAPPPRHPRPDGQDHYTISEVAAWTGLTAHTLRWYERIGLMPHVDRSATGQRRFTNRDLDWLTLVGKLRLTGMPVAAMVRYAELVRAGEHTFDERRQLLETTRRDVLARITELHETLAVLDYKIDHYAGARPAPERATR